A genomic stretch from Falsibacillus albus includes:
- a CDS encoding segregation/condensation protein A: MEYNVKVDAFEGPLDLLLHLINRLEIDIYDIPMAQITEQYLYYVHAMKELQLDTASEYLVMAATLLAIKSKMLLPKHEDDLLEEELEYSEEDPRDELVERLIEYRKYKSAAEELKAREQERGQVFTKPPSDLTEITESIPTEKMDLNVSIYDMLGAFHKLLRRKKLQKPMSTKITRQEIPIEKRMEEVLQELRAFKGKKRFYELFPYPEKEHIVVTFLAILELMKRNEIEVDQENNFEDIIIAAKGGVESSGTR, encoded by the coding sequence TTGGAATATAATGTTAAAGTTGATGCGTTTGAAGGACCTTTAGATCTTTTACTACATTTAATTAATCGGCTAGAGATTGATATATATGATATTCCGATGGCACAAATCACGGAACAGTATTTGTACTATGTGCATGCCATGAAAGAGCTTCAATTGGACACAGCAAGTGAATACTTGGTTATGGCTGCTACGCTGCTTGCCATCAAAAGTAAAATGCTCCTGCCAAAACACGAAGATGACTTATTGGAAGAAGAATTGGAATATAGTGAAGAAGATCCCAGGGATGAATTGGTTGAAAGACTGATAGAGTATCGGAAATATAAGTCCGCGGCAGAAGAATTAAAAGCACGGGAGCAAGAAAGAGGACAGGTTTTCACCAAGCCGCCAAGCGACTTGACGGAAATCACTGAATCGATCCCGACTGAAAAAATGGATCTCAACGTTTCCATTTATGACATGCTTGGGGCGTTTCATAAGCTGCTGCGCAGAAAAAAATTGCAAAAACCTATGTCCACAAAGATCACAAGGCAAGAGATTCCGATTGAAAAGAGAATGGAAGAGGTTCTCCAGGAATTAAGGGCTTTTAAAGGAAAAAAGAGATTTTATGAGTTATTCCCATATCCGGAAAAAGAACATATCGTCGTTACATTTCTCGCGATCTTGGAGTTAATGAAACGGAATGAAATCGAAGTCGACCAGGAAAACAACTTTGAAGATATTATCATAGCTGCCAAAGGAGGAGTAGAAAGCAGTGGAACTCGTTAA
- the scpB gene encoding SMC-Scp complex subunit ScpB, giving the protein MELVNWKGILESLLFAAGDEGLNLKQITAVMEIEEHEALEVIQTLKEDYDEGSRGISLTEMAGTFQLVTKKEHAPYLKKLVESPGMSTLSQAALETLAIVAYRQPITRAEVEEVRGVKTERPLQTLVSKGLIKEVGRAEGTGRAILYGTTREFLDYFGLKNIEELPPLPEKIDDEAMEEDADLFFEKFQETLDPHEEKPTD; this is encoded by the coding sequence GTGGAACTCGTTAATTGGAAGGGCATCTTAGAAAGCTTGCTTTTTGCTGCTGGGGATGAAGGCCTTAATTTAAAGCAAATTACTGCAGTCATGGAAATTGAAGAACACGAAGCATTGGAAGTCATCCAAACATTGAAAGAAGATTATGACGAGGGAAGCCGCGGCATTTCCCTGACAGAGATGGCGGGTACCTTTCAACTTGTCACGAAAAAAGAGCATGCACCTTATTTAAAGAAACTTGTGGAGTCGCCTGGAATGAGTACCCTCTCACAAGCAGCTTTGGAAACATTGGCTATCGTCGCTTATAGGCAGCCGATTACAAGGGCGGAAGTAGAGGAAGTCCGTGGAGTGAAAACAGAAAGACCATTGCAGACCTTAGTATCAAAGGGATTGATCAAAGAAGTGGGAAGGGCGGAAGGAACCGGCAGAGCAATCCTTTATGGAACGACGAGGGAATTTCTTGATTACTTTGGGTTGAAAAATATCGAAGAACTTCCCCCTCTTCCTGAAAAAATAGACGATGAGGCGATGGAAGAAGATGCTGATTTGTTTTTTGAAAAATTCCAAGAAACATTGGATCCTCATGAAGAAAAGCCAACTGATTGA
- a CDS encoding superoxide dismutase, translating into MQKGSSYSDRLYLWIEGLEKWTKEQLEGDDEFSRRSSELKRAILTGVGYKPERFYDEAFQLYQDILDRKQGRSKNDEGYIWVEEIQVPIGQHKLPPLPYPYNGLEPYISEEIMKLHHDKHHQAYVDGLNKAEKALESAREKNDFGLIKHWERELAFNGSGHYLHTIFWENMKPNGGGVPPKELLDALIRSFGSFDSFKRQFSEAAKQVEGSGWAILVWSPRTRRLEILQSEKHMNLTQWDTIPLLVLDVWEHAYYLQYKNKRRDYVDQWWNIVDWKDVEKRFGKAKKIKWQPY; encoded by the coding sequence ATGCAAAAAGGCAGTTCATACAGTGATAGACTATACTTATGGATAGAAGGACTGGAAAAATGGACAAAGGAACAATTGGAGGGGGATGATGAATTTTCTAGGAGGTCTTCCGAATTAAAAAGGGCCATTCTGACTGGTGTGGGCTACAAACCTGAACGATTCTACGATGAAGCTTTCCAGCTTTACCAGGACATTCTGGACCGGAAGCAAGGGAGAAGCAAAAATGATGAGGGGTACATTTGGGTGGAAGAAATCCAGGTTCCGATTGGACAGCATAAGCTTCCACCACTTCCATACCCATATAATGGCCTTGAACCATATATATCTGAAGAAATCATGAAGCTTCATCATGATAAACACCATCAAGCTTATGTTGATGGATTAAATAAAGCCGAAAAGGCACTTGAATCTGCCCGCGAGAAAAATGATTTTGGATTGATTAAGCATTGGGAAAGGGAACTAGCATTCAATGGGTCTGGGCATTATCTCCATACTATATTCTGGGAAAATATGAAACCAAACGGCGGAGGGGTGCCGCCCAAAGAATTGTTGGACGCATTGATCCGGTCTTTTGGCAGTTTCGACTCCTTTAAAAGACAATTTTCAGAAGCGGCCAAACAAGTGGAAGGGAGCGGATGGGCCATTTTAGTTTGGTCTCCAAGGACAAGGAGGCTTGAAATTCTGCAATCGGAGAAACATATGAATCTAACGCAATGGGATACGATACCTTTACTGGTGCTGGATGTATGGGAACATGCCTACTATTTGCAGTATAAAAATAAAAGAAGGGACTATGTGGATCAATGGTGGAATATCGTTGATTGGAAGGATGTCGAAAAAAGGTTCGGCAAGGCGAAAAAAATTAAATGGCAGCCATATTGA
- a CDS encoding D-alanyl-D-alanine carboxypeptidase family protein: MKIKYIYIYIMIMVAASAITPNLAKADTISLSAQSAILMDQDSGRVLYEKDAHQQLRIASITKIMTAIIAIESGKLNKKVKVSKKAVYTEGSSIYLKQGEKIKLEDLVYGLMLRSGNDAAVAIAEYVGGSEEGFVYLMNKKAEEIGMKHTHFANPHGLDDHENHFSTAYDMALLMKYAMHNKEFKKISGTKVYHAEDPDSQWERTWRNKNRLLTEKYEYCTGGKTGYTKRAKRTLVTTASKDGQNLIAVTLNASDDWNDHIEMYNFGFNQYDQKIVLPEGKIDAVKNKFYQNKVFIKQDVTFPLKENETDLVRVKFELLKPDEKWKKNHSAPEIVGNAKIYFNEKNIRTVPIYFEPGDVNEASSWLDLFQGIFLAELGVMDNG; encoded by the coding sequence ATGAAAATAAAATATATTTACATATATATCATGATTATGGTGGCTGCATCAGCGATTACTCCTAATTTGGCAAAAGCCGATACAATTTCATTGAGCGCTCAAAGTGCAATCTTGATGGACCAGGACAGCGGGAGAGTCCTCTATGAAAAAGACGCACATCAACAATTAAGAATTGCCTCCATAACCAAAATAATGACAGCCATCATTGCAATAGAATCAGGAAAGTTGAATAAAAAAGTAAAAGTCAGCAAAAAAGCAGTCTATACGGAAGGTTCATCGATTTATTTGAAGCAGGGGGAAAAAATAAAATTGGAGGACCTTGTTTATGGATTGATGCTTCGCTCTGGAAATGATGCAGCAGTTGCCATTGCTGAATATGTAGGGGGAAGTGAAGAAGGATTTGTTTATCTGATGAATAAAAAGGCAGAAGAAATTGGGATGAAGCACACTCATTTTGCTAATCCACATGGTCTCGATGATCATGAAAATCATTTTTCCACTGCCTACGATATGGCTTTATTAATGAAATACGCCATGCATAATAAAGAATTCAAGAAAATATCAGGGACTAAGGTGTATCATGCAGAAGATCCTGACAGCCAATGGGAACGCACTTGGAGAAACAAGAACCGCTTGCTCACTGAAAAGTATGAATATTGCACAGGAGGTAAGACGGGATATACAAAGAGGGCAAAACGAACTTTGGTGACCACGGCTTCGAAGGATGGACAAAACTTGATTGCTGTCACACTCAATGCGTCGGATGATTGGAATGATCATATTGAAATGTATAACTTTGGCTTTAATCAATACGACCAAAAAATCGTCCTGCCCGAGGGGAAGATTGACGCAGTAAAAAATAAATTTTATCAGAATAAGGTATTCATTAAACAGGATGTTACATTTCCATTGAAAGAAAATGAAACGGATTTAGTGCGGGTGAAATTTGAATTATTGAAGCCGGATGAAAAATGGAAAAAGAATCACTCGGCTCCTGAAATCGTCGGGAATGCGAAAATCTATTTCAATGAAAAGAATATAAGGACAGTTCCCATTTATTTCGAACCAGGTGATGTCAATGAGGCATCTTCGTGGCTGGACCTATTTCAAGGAATCTTTTTGGCGGAGCTGGGTGTGATGGATAATGGTTAA
- a CDS encoding nucleoside recognition domain-containing protein, producing the protein MVNYIWVLMTIIGLVVAAINGRMKEVNEAIFNSANEAVTLCIGLISILVFWLGIMRIAQDSGLLEKLSNLFRPIVSRLFPEVPAGHPAMGYILSNMMANMFGLGNAATPLGIKAMEQLKELNGGKTAASRSMITFLAINTSSLTIIPTTVIAIRMNYHSASPTEIVGPTLIATMCSTIGAILIDRYFHYRRTRNGVK; encoded by the coding sequence ATGGTTAATTATATATGGGTGCTCATGACGATTATTGGATTAGTCGTGGCGGCAATCAATGGCAGAATGAAGGAAGTGAACGAAGCGATTTTCAACTCGGCCAATGAAGCTGTAACGTTATGTATCGGCTTAATCAGTATATTGGTGTTTTGGCTGGGGATTATGAGGATTGCACAGGATTCCGGACTGCTTGAGAAGTTGTCCAATTTGTTTCGGCCGATTGTGTCAAGGCTTTTTCCGGAGGTGCCGGCTGGCCATCCGGCAATGGGATATATATTATCCAATATGATGGCAAATATGTTTGGACTTGGAAATGCAGCGACTCCTCTGGGCATCAAAGCAATGGAACAATTAAAAGAGCTAAATGGCGGAAAAACGGCTGCAAGCAGGTCGATGATCACCTTCCTAGCCATAAATACATCCAGTTTAACCATCATCCCAACGACAGTCATTGCAATCCGGATGAATTACCATTCTGCTTCTCCAACCGAAATAGTGGGTCCGACTTTAATTGCAACAATGTGCTCGACCATTGGAGCAATCCTTATCGACCGCTATTTTCATTATAGGAGAACGCGCAACGGAGTGAAGTGA
- a CDS encoding spore maturation protein: MQLISFISLWIIPALIGFILIYSTWKKVPAYESFVDGGKEGIKIAFSIIPFLVGMLVAITVFRASGALDYTVDLMKPLLEKIGVPAEIVPLALIRPISGTAALGMMSDILSVHGPESYIGRLASVLQGSTDTTFYVLTVYFGAVGIKKMGDALKVGLLADLVGIIAAIVIVAWMF; encoded by the coding sequence ATGCAATTGATCTCTTTCATATCATTATGGATAATCCCCGCACTCATAGGTTTCATCCTCATCTACAGTACATGGAAGAAGGTTCCGGCATACGAAAGTTTTGTTGATGGCGGAAAAGAAGGGATTAAAATTGCATTTTCCATCATCCCTTTTTTAGTCGGTATGCTTGTTGCTATCACAGTATTCCGTGCATCGGGGGCACTTGACTATACGGTCGATCTAATGAAGCCGCTTCTTGAGAAGATAGGTGTACCAGCGGAAATTGTTCCCCTTGCCCTGATTAGACCGATTTCCGGAACAGCTGCCTTGGGGATGATGAGCGACATCTTATCCGTCCATGGCCCTGAGTCTTATATCGGGAGGCTTGCTTCCGTACTTCAAGGCAGTACAGATACGACATTTTATGTGCTGACAGTCTATTTTGGTGCTGTGGGCATCAAAAAAATGGGGGATGCACTAAAAGTCGGCTTGCTTGCAGATCTGGTAGGCATAATCGCTGCGATCGTCATCGTAGCCTGGATGTTTTAA
- the rluB gene encoding 23S rRNA pseudouridine(2605) synthase RluB, with protein MERLQKVIAHAGIASRRKAEELILEGKVKVNGKIVKELGTKVTENDQIEVEGIPVEREEKVYFLLYKPRGVISAVADDKGRKVVTDFFPHIEQRIYPVGRLDYDTSGVLLLTNDGDFANALMHPKFEIPKTYVARLKGLPSRQAIKQLERGVMLEDGKTAPAKVKVKSFDKKKDKSIVEITIHEGRNRQVRRMFEAIGHPVAKLKREQFAFLTLNGLNAGEIRELTPHEVKQLRAFSETGSLR; from the coding sequence ATGGAAAGATTGCAGAAAGTGATAGCACATGCTGGGATCGCATCAAGAAGGAAAGCAGAAGAATTAATTTTGGAAGGCAAAGTAAAAGTCAATGGGAAAATCGTGAAAGAACTTGGAACGAAAGTGACTGAAAACGATCAAATCGAAGTCGAGGGAATCCCGGTTGAAAGAGAGGAAAAGGTGTATTTTCTCTTATATAAACCAAGAGGAGTCATATCGGCAGTTGCGGATGATAAGGGCAGAAAAGTGGTCACAGACTTTTTCCCTCATATCGAACAGCGCATCTATCCTGTCGGCCGGTTGGACTATGATACATCAGGGGTGCTGTTATTGACCAATGATGGGGATTTCGCCAATGCACTTATGCACCCAAAATTTGAAATCCCTAAAACGTATGTAGCCAGACTGAAGGGCCTGCCGAGCCGGCAAGCAATTAAACAACTTGAGCGCGGTGTAATGCTTGAAGATGGAAAGACAGCTCCTGCAAAAGTAAAAGTAAAGTCATTCGATAAGAAGAAGGATAAATCGATTGTCGAGATCACCATCCATGAAGGGCGAAACAGACAGGTGCGGCGAATGTTCGAAGCAATCGGGCATCCAGTTGCAAAATTAAAGAGGGAGCAATTTGCATTTTTGACGCTGAATGGGTTGAATGCCGGCGAGATTCGTGAGCTGACACCGCATGAAGTAAAGCAGTTGCGGGCATTTTCCGAAACAGGATCATTGCGCTAG
- the resA gene encoding thiol-disulfide oxidoreductase ResA: MVQSKQRRLWIRTAILAVLVAAVAYTLYANFTKEDRGQLHVGDKAPDFALVDMDGNKHKLSDYRGKGVFLNFWGTWCEPCEREMPFLDNQYQKFTGQGVEVLAVNVGESHFLINNFVKKHQLTFPVLVDKSRDVQTAYGIDPLPTSFLIDPEGKIVKIITGTLTEKKIKNDMELIKP; the protein is encoded by the coding sequence ATGGTCCAAAGTAAGCAGCGAAGATTATGGATAAGGACAGCTATATTGGCTGTGCTTGTCGCTGCTGTCGCTTATACATTATATGCTAATTTCACGAAGGAAGACCGCGGCCAGCTTCATGTTGGTGACAAAGCGCCAGATTTTGCTCTTGTCGATATGGATGGGAATAAACATAAACTTTCCGATTATCGTGGAAAAGGTGTGTTCTTAAATTTCTGGGGAACATGGTGTGAGCCTTGTGAGCGTGAAATGCCATTTCTTGATAATCAATATCAAAAGTTTACAGGCCAGGGTGTCGAGGTGTTGGCCGTCAATGTCGGTGAATCACACTTCCTCATCAATAATTTCGTGAAAAAACATCAATTAACATTCCCGGTCCTGGTAGATAAAAGCAGGGACGTTCAGACCGCTTATGGAATCGATCCTTTGCCTACATCCTTTCTGATCGATCCTGAAGGAAAGATCGTCAAAATCATCACAGGAACTTTAACAGAAAAGAAAATAAAGAATGATATGGAACTAATCAAACCTTAA
- the resB gene encoding cytochrome c biogenesis protein ResB, whose product MKEVKCECGHVNPHGTVLCEACGRALTEEAKQEKLHDMRYEGSARRSQTYTTSIIDKIWNFFSSVKVGIWLIVVTLIASAVGTILPQQMYIPPSVDPASYYADTYGWAGKVYYTLGFNNLYGSWWYLILIASIGISLVICSLDRVIPLYKALKKQRVTRHEGFLKRQRVFGTSQIEKSDDEFIRVKEKLKEKRYQIREENGNILAEKGRFSRWGPYINHIGLIIFLIGAMMRFIPGMYVDKVLWIREGERKVLPGTHEQYYLKNDKFILQTYDKQKDSAVFNEAIDRVGTIAKNYQSNVELFKREKGELPGEENLKKIKSKKIKVNQPLTFDHYAVYQVDFKMNEFQAMSFDLMNKDTGKKFGKIKVDLFNPKDSYDLGGGHKIELMGYYPDFSGFSKSGEPKTKSPVPNNPAFLFNMITPEHPKGEVSFVAIKQNVEPFGNNEYKMSFAGLDTRNVSALAVKKDLTLWVIALGGIIFMIGVAQGAYWNHRRIWLQRKGQKVILAAHTNKNWYGLKKDISYVIKDSSIHEPVDQLQEIEKE is encoded by the coding sequence ATGAAGGAAGTAAAATGTGAATGCGGGCATGTGAACCCGCATGGAACAGTTTTATGTGAAGCATGTGGCAGAGCACTGACAGAAGAGGCAAAACAGGAAAAACTCCACGATATGCGTTATGAGGGAAGTGCCAGGCGTTCCCAAACTTATACCACTTCCATTATCGATAAAATATGGAACTTTTTTTCTTCAGTTAAAGTTGGAATATGGCTGATCGTGGTTACACTGATAGCATCTGCTGTCGGAACCATTTTGCCCCAACAGATGTACATACCTCCTTCTGTCGATCCGGCGTCGTATTATGCAGATACATACGGATGGGCCGGGAAAGTTTATTATACGCTTGGGTTCAATAATTTGTATGGTTCCTGGTGGTACTTGATCCTGATTGCTTCAATCGGCATATCTCTTGTCATTTGCAGTTTGGACAGGGTCATTCCTTTATATAAGGCATTAAAGAAGCAGCGTGTCACAAGGCATGAGGGCTTTTTGAAGCGCCAGCGTGTATTTGGGACCAGCCAAATTGAAAAGTCGGATGACGAGTTTATCCGGGTCAAGGAAAAACTTAAAGAAAAGCGCTATCAGATCCGCGAAGAAAACGGTAACATCCTGGCAGAGAAGGGAAGATTCTCACGTTGGGGTCCGTACATTAATCATATTGGTCTCATTATCTTTTTAATCGGTGCAATGATGCGTTTTATACCTGGAATGTATGTCGACAAGGTTCTGTGGATCCGTGAAGGAGAAAGAAAAGTCCTGCCTGGAACGCATGAGCAATATTATTTAAAAAATGATAAATTCATCCTGCAAACGTATGACAAGCAAAAAGATTCCGCTGTTTTTAATGAAGCGATCGACCGTGTCGGGACGATTGCAAAAAACTATCAGTCGAATGTTGAGTTATTTAAGCGTGAAAAGGGAGAACTGCCCGGTGAAGAAAACCTGAAAAAGATCAAGTCGAAGAAGATTAAAGTCAATCAGCCTTTGACCTTTGACCATTATGCAGTGTATCAGGTCGACTTCAAAATGAATGAATTTCAAGCGATGTCCTTTGATTTAATGAATAAAGACACCGGTAAAAAGTTCGGTAAGATCAAAGTGGATTTATTCAATCCAAAAGATTCGTATGATCTTGGGGGAGGGCACAAGATTGAATTAATGGGCTACTATCCTGATTTTTCAGGTTTTTCAAAGAGTGGAGAACCGAAAACGAAATCACCCGTTCCAAACAACCCTGCATTTCTATTCAATATGATCACGCCCGAACATCCGAAGGGTGAAGTCAGTTTTGTGGCCATTAAGCAAAATGTTGAACCATTTGGGAACAATGAATACAAAATGTCCTTTGCAGGACTGGATACACGAAATGTCTCAGCCTTGGCAGTTAAAAAAGATTTGACTCTTTGGGTCATTGCACTGGGCGGAATCATCTTCATGATCGGGGTGGCTCAAGGAGCATATTGGAACCATCGTCGGATTTGGCTACAAAGAAAAGGGCAGAAAGTCATCCTGGCTGCCCATACGAATAAGAATTGGTATGGGCTGAAGAAAGATATTTCATACGTTATAAAAGATTCATCCATCCATGAGCCGGTCGACCAGCTTCAAGAAATAGAGAAGGAATAA
- the ccsB gene encoding c-type cytochrome biogenesis protein CcsB has protein sequence MNNLVDISSNLLFIAFILYLIGTLFFGGSIRSKKGMDKSGNELNNWGKIAIVITLAGFASQVGYFITRWIASGHAPVSDLFEFTTFFGMMLVGAFIIIFFIYRTAVLGLFALPIALLVIAYASMFPREVSPLIPALQSYWLHIHVTTAATGEAILSISFAAGLIYLVKNIDQTKKSAKTFWLELVLFGLVAVLGFVAATTTFSLMDYKASFNWENRKGEIEVMDYSLPPVVGPHKADLQTNDRMEPLIELPAFFNAKKFNTVLWSLAAGLIIYGIIRLIVRKRIGAVLKPLAKNVKSDLLDEIGYRSVLIGFPVFTLGALIFAMIWAQMAWTRFWGWDPKEVWALITFLFYAAFLHLRLSKGWHGEKSAWLAVIGFAIIMFNLVAVNLVIAGLHSYA, from the coding sequence ATGAACAATTTAGTGGATATAAGCAGCAACCTGCTTTTCATTGCCTTTATTTTATATTTGATTGGCACACTTTTTTTCGGGGGTTCCATCCGTTCCAAAAAAGGAATGGACAAGAGCGGGAATGAGTTAAACAATTGGGGGAAAATTGCCATTGTCATAACATTAGCAGGGTTTGCATCACAAGTGGGGTACTTTATTACACGATGGATCGCCTCGGGCCATGCCCCTGTAAGTGATTTATTTGAATTTACGACATTTTTTGGCATGATGCTCGTCGGGGCATTCATCATCATATTTTTCATTTATCGAACGGCGGTTTTGGGATTGTTTGCACTGCCTATTGCATTGTTGGTAATCGCCTATGCAAGTATGTTCCCAAGGGAAGTCAGTCCGCTGATACCAGCTCTGCAAAGCTACTGGCTTCACATCCATGTGACAACGGCTGCTACAGGAGAGGCAATCCTGTCCATAAGCTTTGCAGCCGGCTTGATTTACTTAGTGAAGAACATCGATCAAACAAAAAAAAGTGCCAAAACATTTTGGCTTGAGCTAGTCTTATTCGGCCTTGTTGCCGTTTTAGGATTTGTTGCGGCAACAACCACCTTTTCTTTGATGGACTATAAAGCTTCCTTTAACTGGGAGAATCGAAAAGGCGAAATCGAAGTGATGGATTATTCCTTGCCGCCTGTGGTGGGTCCGCATAAAGCTGATCTGCAAACGAATGACAGAATGGAGCCGCTTATTGAATTGCCGGCATTTTTCAATGCGAAAAAATTCAATACCGTCCTCTGGTCCCTGGCTGCTGGTTTAATCATCTATGGCATTATCCGCTTAATTGTCCGAAAAAGAATCGGGGCGGTTTTAAAACCGCTGGCTAAAAATGTGAAATCGGACTTGCTCGATGAAATCGGCTATCGATCAGTCTTGATCGGGTTTCCTGTTTTCACACTAGGGGCATTGATCTTTGCGATGATTTGGGCACAAATGGCTTGGACGAGATTTTGGGGCTGGGACCCAAAAGAGGTTTGGGCGCTTATCACATTCTTATTTTATGCAGCATTCCTTCACCTTCGCCTTTCCAAAGGATGGCATGGGGAAAAATCAGCATGGCTTGCTGTCATAGGGTTTGCGATTATCATGTTTAATTTAGTTGCTGTAAATCTTGTCATTGCCGGCTTGCATTCCTATGCATGA
- a CDS encoding response regulator, with the protein MDQDIRLLVVDDEERIRKLIRMYLEREKYIIDEAEDGDEALEKALQNEYDCILLDLMLPGKDGIEVCRALREKKSTPVIMLTAKGEETNRVQGFEVGTDDYIVKPFSPREVVLRVKALLRRSGNTGFVQTETKAKDVIVYPHLTIDNDAHRVTADGIEVNLTPKEYELLYFLAKSPDKVYDREQLLKEVWHYEFFGDLRTVDTHVKRLREKLNKVSEQAAKMIVTVWGVGYKFEVVNE; encoded by the coding sequence TTGGACCAAGATATTCGATTATTAGTAGTGGACGATGAAGAACGAATCAGAAAATTAATCAGAATGTACTTAGAAAGAGAGAAATATATCATTGATGAAGCTGAAGATGGTGATGAAGCCCTTGAAAAAGCATTGCAAAATGAGTATGACTGCATCCTGTTGGACCTTATGCTGCCTGGTAAAGACGGCATAGAAGTGTGCCGTGCGCTCAGGGAAAAGAAATCGACGCCTGTAATCATGCTCACAGCAAAAGGCGAGGAAACAAACCGGGTACAAGGTTTCGAGGTCGGAACCGACGATTATATCGTAAAACCATTCAGTCCGCGTGAAGTTGTTCTCCGTGTAAAGGCGCTTTTAAGGCGTTCGGGAAATACGGGGTTTGTGCAGACTGAAACAAAGGCGAAGGATGTAATCGTTTATCCGCATTTAACGATCGATAATGATGCCCATCGAGTGACTGCGGACGGTATAGAAGTCAATTTGACGCCAAAAGAATACGAGTTGTTGTACTTTTTAGCGAAGTCCCCAGATAAAGTGTATGATCGTGAACAGCTCTTAAAGGAAGTTTGGCACTATGAGTTTTTCGGTGATTTAAGGACAGTGGATACGCATGTCAAGAGACTGCGGGAAAAGCTGAACAAAGTGTCCGAGCAAGCTGCAAAAATGATCGTTACTGTTTGGGGTGTCGGTTATAAGTTTGAGGTAGTGAATGAATGA